In a single window of the Drosophila subpulchrella strain 33 F10 #4 breed RU33 chromosome X, RU_Dsub_v1.1 Primary Assembly, whole genome shotgun sequence genome:
- the LOC119556913 gene encoding ubiquitin-conjugating enzyme E2 11-like, protein MDQQPPFVDMGDRGDGFQLTENGNSHWQATRDRIRDRLREQERSRERARERTRERSLEWERIRPPDEQSGRLAAAAKNAIPAVLRLVKELHVMETDPPENTWARPKSMSNLLRWRAKIRGPEGSPYEGGIFELSMSFPEAYPFEAPIVRFTTPLYHCNVNGLGYICVDILDEQQCWSPGLTVDKLLLSLSALLNDADPLTAYNAEAAGQYLQDRERYDQIARSWTERHAMDVPWD, encoded by the exons ATGGACCAACAGCCACCTTTTGTGGACATGGGCGATCGCGGCGATGGCTTCCAGCTGACCGAGAACGGAAACAGCCATTGGCAGGCGACGCGGGACAGGATCCGGGATCGTTTGCGGGAGCAGGAGCGGAGCCGGGAGCGGGCCAGGGAGCGTACCAGGGAGCGGAGCCTGGAGTGGGAGAGGATCAGGCCTCCGGACGAGCAATCCGGACGCCTGGCAGCCGCGGCCAAGAACGCCATTCCGGCGGTACTACGTCTTGTCAAGGAACTCCAT GTAATGGAGACCGATCCGCCGGAGAACACGTGGGCGCGGCCCAAGTCGATGAGCAACCTGCTCAGGTGGCGGGCCAAGATCCGGGGACCCGAGGGCAGTCCCTACGAGGGCGGGATCTTCGAGCTGTCGATGAGCTTCCCGGAGGCCTATCCCTTCGAGGCGCCCATCGTGCGCTTCACCACGCCCCTCTACCACTGCAACGTGAACGGGCTGGGCTACATCTGTGTGGACATCCTGGACGAGCAGCAGTGCTGGTCGCCGGGACTCACCGTGGACAAGCTGCTGCTGTCGCTGTCGGCGCTCCTCAACGATGCAGATCCGCTGACCGCTTACAATGCAGAGGCCGCTGGGCAGTATCTGCAAGATCGCGAGCGGTACGATCAGATCGCCCGCTCCTGGACCGAGCGTCATGCCATGGACGTGCCATGGGATTGA
- the LOC119558306 gene encoding fibrillin-2 yields MLPDKKAALLLVTAITALKLEGIDCLRRNFEARQSSNSNIPLWKQRACEKSQKQKQNAHYVCDEKGDFKCLPGWQGDLCQVPMCRRGCDPMNGYCQRPGECRCRIGYSGELCDKCIPLPGCQHGGCTKPFECICKPGWAGLFCTEPSCRSGCHSTRGYCEAPGECRCRIGYAGRTCSECATMPGCQHGTCNKPLECLCLPGYTGLLCQTPLCDPDCSKQHGYCRKPGECRCKVGWTGSQCDKCFPYPGCANGDCEAPWECNCHPGWGGMLCDEKLTYCVEHPDTCENEGKCVSLSREDGSYRCQCRQGFLGKNCEIRDDFLLTSVAPPRITPPTPTDQDQDQDKGQDVGTGVLDDSAMGGGGQVEKLPAVNEPERRTNDTALMVATAGAGAGVAAAGAGAGPTNRTSAVATGAGSHNATNEALSVVTTRRATPAPSVPSATMATSGEKAVKGNATSVAAEAGPPLMPRPLPTITSQEQTIATLAPAATATAFPAATAATSVTSHKDKPNVEDEEEDEDDEDDEEDEDGEYDEEEDEDEEDDSDQLIPNII; encoded by the exons ATGTTGCCAGACAAAAAGGCGGCTTTGCTGCTGGTAACCGCGATCACCGCCCTCAAATTGGAGGGAATCGATTGCCTAAGGCGAAACTTCGAGGCGCGTCAAAGCAGCAACTCGAATATTCCGCTGTGGAAGCAACGA GCTTGCGAGAAATCCCAGAAACAGAAGCAAAATGCACATTATGTGTGCGATGAAAAGGGCGACTTTAAGTGTCTTCCGGGATGGCAGGGTGATCTTTGCCAGGTGCCCATGTGCCGAAGAGGCTGCGATCCCATGAATG GCTACTGCCAGCGACCCGGGGAATGCAGGTGCCGCATCGGATACAGTGGCGAACTTTGCGACAAGTGCATTCCGCTTCCAGGTTGCCAACATGGCGGATGCACCAAGCCCTTCGAATGCATCTGCAAGCCCGGCTGGGCAGGACTCTTCTGCACGGAAC CCAGCTGCCGGAGCGGATGCCACAGCACACGAGGATATTGCGAGGCGCCGGGCGAGTGCCGCTGCCGTATCGGCTACGCCGGACGCACCTGCTCCGAGTGCGCCACAATGCCGGGCTGCCAGCACGGAACCTGCAACAAGCCGCTCGAGTGCCTCTGCCTGCCCGGCTACACAGGACTGCTCTGCCAGACGC CCCTCTGCGACCCCGACTGCAGCAAACAGCACGGATATTGCCGCAAGCCAGGAGAATGCCG GTGCAAGGTGGGCTGGACGGGCAGCCAGTGCGACAAGTGCTTCCCCTATCCGGGATGTGCCAACGGCGATTGCGAGGCGCCGTGGGAGTGCAATTGCCATCCCGGCTGGGGCGGGATGCTGTGCGACGAGA agcTCACCTACTGCGTGGAGCATCCGGACACGTGCGAGAACGAGGGCAAGTGCGTATCGCTGAGCCGCGAGGATGGCAGCTACCGCTGCCAGTGCCGGCAGGGATTCCTGGGCAAGAACTGCGAGATACGCGATGACTTTCTGCTAACCTCGGTGGCGCCGCCGCGCATCACCCCGCCAACGCCCACCGACCAGGATCAGGATCAGGACAAGGGCCAAGATGTGGGCACAGGTGTGCTCGATGACAGCGCGATGGGTGGTGGTGGGCAGGTGGAAAAGTTGCCGGCGGTTAACGAGCCGGAGCGCCGGACAAATGACACCGCACTGATGGTGGCAAccgcaggagcaggagcaggagtagcagcagcaggagctggAGCAGGACCCACCAACAGGACGTCGGCGGTGGCAACTGGAGCTGGCAGCCACAATGCGACTAATGAAGCGTTAAGCGTCGTTACAACGAGGCGTGCCACCCCAGCTCCATCAGTTCCCTCGGCCACAATGGCGACATCCGGTGAAAAAGCCGTAAAGGGTAATGCAACAAGTGTGGCGGCAGAGGCAGGACCTCCTttaatgccacgcccactgccCACCATCACCAGCCAGGAGCAAACAATAGCAACTCTGGCGCcagctgcaacagcaacagcatttccagcagcaacagcagcaacatccgTGACCAGCCACAAGGACAAGCCAAATGTggaggacgaggaggaggatgaAGATGACGAGGATGACGAGGAGGACGAGGATGGCGAGTatgacgaggaggaggacgaggacgaggaggatgacAGCGATCAACTTATACCAAATATTATATAG
- the LOC119558305 gene encoding myosin-G heavy chain isoform X2, giving the protein MSQSVRASKTASSSSSSSSCQAVQLTSGGGSVPHKFSSIVNKVESLISKMHHDKVNNFKLLQQQGQQQQQQQQHHQDADRNGESQDEGDQECKCASLDSLNNLTDEEHEMLYTDSDDAEIAHITGTTAAQVHHGQMQSLHQLQMRRSDLDQLTNESIRELNEQCCASMTMHHEGGGDSSGSGQGCPGDLGLANDNAWSVEEDIVYKCCTTATLTSNSSAGSLCEQCCLEEQLSFKMQLSQRDDNNNEEQGGMEEMPQMDGSTNCPAPLAIAAPVSATNVAGFQGANNPLASTPMLIPGGNKTRRVSNASSGSVSRMETILEEPTESKISVKEILARFETMNSNESQSKASTLSSGARAAAQTLNVPLERLESRQAHAQRNEHGVEVGGSRQNEQVQQAELHHHLQHHQTQQQQQQQQLEDALEEQQMAAEHQQQQQQGQQQRFLKQQSYLHSARKSNAGQQPSSLTNGQVHQQEQILQQQQQQQSQSLPHHDLDANYMQDEGNGGTPPSVTKYSLLQFAMQHFRNDQLRDADRHHERHQSAANRSYAELVKWQGHAIRLPLLRLPNDLAPLALECFDCILRYCGDIPLDPDLTEVKCVYTVLMHCHKYLALRDEVYCQLMKQTTANRSPCPDSSQRAWRLLSILAAYFGCSDALRPYLMEHLTSAASDRRRSCHGTAAVCLTNLRKTARCGGRKNVPSVEEVTAVSAGRSARRQIYRLPGGAERVVNTRCSTVVADVIAELCALLGVESEAEQQEFSLYCIVQGDAFTMPLAADEYILDVTTELLKSGQPFYLIFCRSVWHFALKREPAPMPLYVEVLFNQVAPDYLEGLLLELPGNGVPVPEMVRDMARIAALLHRAADLSHVPAMKEIKFLLPKPALGIREIRPAQWVGLVQSAWPQVANLSPGQVKAQFLNVLATWPLFGSSFFAVKRIWAEEGPHVEDNHSPMWRDLILALNRRGVLFLDPNTHETLQHWSFMEVISTRKVRSEDGALFLDMKVGNLMQQRVIRVQTEQAHEISRLVRQYITMAQISQRDKRELN; this is encoded by the exons ATGTCGCAGAGCGTGCGGGCCAGCAAAACCGCCTCATCCTCCTCGTCTTCCTCCTCCTGCCAGGCGGTCCAACTGACCTCTGGCGGCGGCAGTGTGCCCCACAAGTTCAGCAGCATTGTCAACAAGGTGGAGTCCCTGATTAGCAAGATGCATCACGACAAGGTCAACAACTTTAAGCTGCTCCAGCAGCAgggccagcagcagcagcagcagcagcagcatcatcagGATGCGGATAGGAATGGGGAATCCCAAGATGAGGGCGACCAGGAATGCAAATGCGCCTCCCTGGACTCACTAAACAATCTGACGGATGAGGAGCATGAAATGCTCTACACGGATTCGGATGATGCGGAAATAGCCCACATCACGGGCACCACTGCCGCCCAGGTGCATCATGGCCAGATGCAGTCGCTCCACCAGCTGCAGATGCGGCGCAGTGATCTCGACCAGCTGACAAACGAGAGCATTCGGGAGCTGAACGAACAGTGCTGTGCCTCGATGACAATGCATCATGAGGGTGGGGGGGATTCCTCGGGATCCGGGCAAGGATGCCCGGGTGATCTTGGACTGGCCAACGACAATGCCTGGAGCGTGGAGGAGGACATCGTGTACAAGTGCTGCACCACGGCCACCCTCACATCCAACTCCTCGGCGGGAAGTCTGTGCGAGCAGTGCTGCCTGGAGGAGCAGCTCAGCTTCAAGATGCAGCTCAGCCAAAGAGATGATAACAACAATGAGGAGCAGGGTGGTATGGAGGAGATGCCCCAGATGGATGGGAGTACCAACTGCCCTGCTCCTCTAGCAATTGCTGCTCCCGTTTCCGCCACCAATGTGGCTGGATTTCAGGGAGCAAACAACCCCCTGGCATCCACGCCCATGCTTATCCCAGGCGGGAATAAGACGCGAAGGGTGAGCAATGCCAGCAGCGGATCCGTCAGCCGCATGGAGACGATCCTCGAGGAGCCAACGGAGTCCAAGATTTCCGTCAAGGAGATCCTGGCGCGGTTCGAGACCATGAACTCAAATGAG TCACAATCGAAGGCCTCCACACTGTCTTCAGGAGCCCGGGCCGCCGCCCAGACCCTGAATGTGCCGCTGGAGCGCCTGGAATCCCGCCAGGCGCACGCCCAGCGCAACGAGCACGGCGTGGAGGTCGGCGGATCCCGCCAGAATGAGCAGGTGCAGCAGGCTGAACTGCACCACCACCTGCAGCACCACCAaacgcagcagcagcagcagcagcagcagctggagGACGCCTTGGAggagcagcagatggccgccgagcaccagcagcagcagcagcagggtcAGCAGCAGCGGTTCCTCAAGCAGCAGAGCTACCTGCACTCCGCCCGCAAGTCCAATGCCGGCCAGCAGCCCTCCTCCCTGACCAACGGCCAGGTGCACCAGCAGGAGCAGAtcctccagcagcagcagcagcagcagtcgcAATCCCTGCCGCACCACGACCTGGACGCCAACTACATGCAGGACGAGGGCAACGGCGGCACCCCGCCCTCGGTCACCAAGTACTCGCTGCTCCAGTTCGCCATGCAGCACTTCCGCAACGA CCAACTGAGGGACGCTGACCGCCACCACGAGCGGCACCAGTCCGCAGCGAATCGCTCGTACGCGGAGCTGGTGAAGTGGCAGGGCCACGCCATACGCCTGCCGCTCCTCCGGCTGCCCAATGACCTGGCGCCCCTGGCGCTCGAGTGCTTCGACTGCATCCTGCGCTACTGCGGCGACATACCGCTGGATCCCGACCTCACCGAGGTCAAGTGCGTCTACACCGTGCTCATG CATTGTCACAAATACTTGGCCCTGCGCGACGAGGTCTACTGCCAGCTGATGAAGCAGACGACGGCCAACCGGTCACCCTGTCCGGACAGCTCGCAACGAGCCTGGCGCCTGCTCAGCATCCTGGCAGCGTACTTCGGTTGCTCGGACGCACTGCGTCCCTACCTGATGGAGCATTTGACCTCGGCGGCCTCCGATCGGCGTCGCTCCTGTCACGGCACCGCGGCCGTTTGTCTCACAAATCTCCGGAAGACTGCCCGTTGTGGCGGAAGGAAGAATGTGCCCAGTGTGGAGGAGGTGACGGCCGTCTCCGCGGGACGATCAGCACGCCGGCAGATCTATCGCCTGCCCGGAGGAGCGGAACGAGTGGTCAACACACGCTGCTCCACCGTGGTGGCCGATGTGATTGCTGAATTGTGTGCCCTGCTGGGCGTGGAATCGGAGGCGGAGCAGCAGGAGTTCTCCCTGTACTGCATTGTCCAGGGCGATGCCTTCACCATGCCCCTGGCTGCCGATGAGTACATCCTGGACGTGACCACGGAGCTGCTCAAATCGGGGCAGCCCTTCTACCTGATCTTCTGCCGATCCGTTTGGCATTTCGCCCTGAAGCGGGAACCTGCTCCGATGCCCCTGTACGTGGAGGTGCTCTTCAACCAGGTGGCACCGGATTACCTGGAGGGTCTGCTGCTGGAGCTGCCCGGCAATGGGGTGCCCGTGCCGGAGATGGTCAGGGATATGGCGAGAATTGCGGCACTGCTGCATCGGGCAGCCGATCTGAGTCATGTGCCGGCGATGAAAGAGATCAAATTCCTGCTGCCCAAGCCGGCGCTGGGCATACGCGAGATCCGACCCGCCCAGTGGGTGGGTCTCGTCCAGTCGGCCTGGCCGCAGGTGGCCAACCTGAGTCCCGGCCAGGTGAAGGCCCAGTTCCTCAATGTGCTGGCCACCTGGCCGCTTTTCGGCAGTAGCTTCTTTGCCGTGAAGCGCATCTGGGCGGAGGAGGGGCCGCATGTGGAGGACAACCACAGTCCCATGTGGCGGGACCTCATACTGGCCCTCAACCGACGCGGCGTCCTCTTCCTGGACCCCAACACCCACGAAACCCTGCAGCACTGGAGCTTCATGGAGGTGATCTCCACGCGCAAG GTTCGTTCGGAGGATGGAGCCCTTTTCCTGGACATGAAGGTGGGCAATCTGATGCAGCAGCGCGTCATCCGCGTCCAAACGGAGCAGGCCCACGAGATCTCGCGCCTGGTGCGCCAGTACATCACCATGGCCCAGATCAGTCAGCGCGACAAGCGGGAGCTCAACTAG